The stretch of DNA aattgtaaggtaactaatgaattaattattaattttatttaaattttcattaattgacacaatacataattgagggttaaattagcgacggtattaaacggtacattagTCTTGtttaacttgcaagattattgttattaaactgtttcaatgtaggaatatattgttacttcacttaattttttacttgcttattaaaatttattaattgtttgaattgacataataatatgttcaagagattagttaattttgtaAGTCTGTATGTGCtgtagttaacaaattaccaagttgtcgtgaatttattcgtaacaatatgaacattgttttagtaatattaagttaagaaatgtaattgattTAACACAattgtgtcatattgattaaacttgCTTTTTTcagaaatcgtgcattagaattatttacctttttaattttcttagttaatttacttagttaaaatatagttttattaAACCCTTTTTCAAAACAAGCGATTTtctttcaccaaagtgtttttaattgcattttataaatattttcttacacagtccctatgggtatgataactcgatattttcttgtcactttattacttgtcgcgattatgtacacttgcacatttccatcattcCACTCACTGCCTTTTGTCtcattctctcaccttccttatctCTCAATGTAGGAATTCACAGTACAATACTAGCAACTATGGTGAACTTAACAAGTTTTGGTGCACTAATGATTGAATTTTCTCTCGCTTTTGTGACTTTTTATTTTGTCACTTGACTTTTTACTCTTTTCTCACTCATAATGCTTTTGTTTCTGTTCTAtactttttcttctcatttttactttttatttttttcgagtttttattttttgcacATTTTTGTTAGACCTATAATTATTGTATCACattgtttcttccttttttttctctaatCTTTTGAAACAACCAAGATGTAGCTACCTAAACCCTCAATATCTATGGTTTGACGTCTATTTCATAATGTATTAAAGGACCAAGGATAAGGAAGAGTtcaagttttaaatttatgtttggaTTTTGGGTTTCAATTTCATTGGTTCATCAAAAAGGAGTTATCAGGCTCAAATACTGAGACTAGGCATTCATAGAATTAAGGTATGGTCATTTAAGAACTGGCTATTCAAAAAATGCCTTAGGTTGTCCCTAAGCATcccaccatacacaatttctttcatgcTTTGAATTAAATAGaatgaataataatcaattcaagcattcatgtcTCTACGACTATCCATAAGACTTATATCTCATATGGCATCATCAAACATTCTTACCTAGGCACTTCCAATCTATTATGCAATTTAATTAACCTAATCAAATTcccttaaaaataatcaaatcatctcataccaataaaaaaattcatgcttGATAAAAATCATTCcatgttttattattttcaaccATTATTCACAGTATTAATATAATCCAAGCACCATGCAACAAAAACAATAACATTTTTTTCCGTTGAATAAATAATCAACTAAAGTGAAGTAAACAcacaaaagaaaacatataaacTAATCCTATGTACTTCCCCCTACATTTTAGAGCATACATTGCCCTTACTGTAAAATAATTAAAGCACAAACAAGAAAATTTCCCTAAAAAGGTTGAATTCTTGTTATTGTATTGACATCGGGACTCGTGTGCTCCTAGCGGACGAAAAAGTACCTACAAGAAAATACTAtgataataaatatgaaatataatataaaggaagaaatttaaaagaaaaataagaagtgTTGATAATGAGTAACAAAATGTCTAAATCAAGAAATTTGGATGAACTTGACCCTTAAATGTTGTAATGTGGCATTTTGTCTTGGAAGTCGCGACATCAAGGTACGATGGCATGACATCAAGCTTAGTTTATTACTTCTTCAATTTTTCGGTTTTGTCACTCCCTAGTATCTACACCTTTAGTggtaaggaaaaaaactaaacataaataagattaatactaaaatttaaaacgAAATAAACAAACGTTGGAAATTAAAAAGCAAacagaaaataatgaaaattatagAAGTTCTTTTAAAAAATGGGGTGATCCATGTCACCACCATAGAAGAACTTCCAACTAGTTCCAACACTTTGATTCGACGTTTGCTCTTCTGTCGATGTATATGAACCAGCCCCTTCAATCGATTCCAATGATGTTGCTTATTTTTTACCGATATGACATCCACAATACTATCTATTTGGTACCAAATCCAAGCCAACCCCAAATCATTTTCTAGGGTATTATTGCCTCAAGCTTTTTCACCTTCATGTCGTGTAAAGATTTGGTTACTCGAGCTTTGTTGCTATCGTCGAATAAGAACAAAACAAACTCTTCGACCTCTTTGATTGACACTTTCCCAACTATAGTCGAAAAGTGTACCGGCTATTTTACACTTTCACTCAGAATCGGTTGAAGGTTTATGTCATTTGTTAGATCATCTTCCACTTCTACATCTACAGTTACATCTATTGCTATGTCAATTGGATCGGAGACTTCTTCAGCTATTTTCAATCATTTCTCGTCTCCGATTCCAAACTCTTTTTGACTTCAACAATTTAATTTCGGATGGTTGAAAATTGTACGGCAGTCTTCTCGATTAGAATTGAGAACATCATGTACAACCTCTCCCAATAGAGTATCTGCTTCGTATATTCGTTGGTACAACTCTAACAGGAATGGAAATTGATCCTTTAGATATTCCAATCCTTCTCTAATTGCGATTAATTGTTCGAATATGGGCTGCTCATTTGCTTCGCATGATGATATTTCATGCGACTTACTAGCGAGCTCATATAGATATTCAAGTGCATCATGGCCTTGGTCATTACTCCATTGGTTCATTGAGGCTTTGTTTCCTAGTTGGTTCAGCTCTATCATGAGCAACGTTTGGCTCtcaataatctttcattcttTGTATACTTCTTCATTGTATACTTCCTCATGACTCCATTGGTTCGTCAAAGCTCCATTCAACCAACCTGTTATGTTGTTCCATTCGTCGTCCCAAGAAGTCCTCTCATCATTATTCCACCTATAATGAAATTCatcaatgattaaatcaaatcGTCAATGaggtaattaaaaaaataaagaaaaaacaaatgaaagataaaaatgaaaaattaacactctaaaataaaaatacttaatgAATAAAAGTTATATCACTATCTATGCTAAACGAAGCAAtttataaaaccaaattaaaataacgAAACATAAATCATATCTATGGCCAACGAGAGTTCCTGCTTAGTTTATTgcatgcaaaaataaaattaatctaatgcTGAAACCTCCATAGCAACGACGctaacaacttgaccgcctcccGACGTGCTAACATCGAGAGTGTGTATATTGCTACAAAAGATAGGAAATTAGGTGATATCCGTAACTgtacgggtcaaattgtaatatagtttgttagTACAACAAAGTACTGAGAGTACTCCGAGGGTCGTACCCAATGGAGGTTTGCTTAAACTAATAATTACTTCTACACAAATAAATCTAAATAGTATTGAATCAAAACCATATTATGAGAGTTCATAATTGAaagaataaatagaaaataaaataggcAAAAGAATTATATAGCCTAAAGTCATAGGATTGAATATCTATCAAGAATAAAAACGTAGACTAACTTGCTTCAATGTTCATAGTTAACTCCTATTTCGagttctattcaatcaactagtcattaacctagcaGGGCCTTCCGACCTTCTACTAACCTAATGAGTTGGCAAACACCACTTATCTCTCGATGTCACAAGTCACACCAGGTCAAGCTAAGGGATAGTAGACTATACTGATATTGGGTTCATATATACCTAAACGACTTCCTAGGGTCgccaagcctagggtttaagttctctTTCCCAACCAACTGATCCACTAAGGATCCCTAAAACAGTTATTAACTATTCTCACATCCACTTGTTAATGTCCCTACAGATTTAGTTACCCATGAACATAATAAATGCAAACTCTAATTTGAATGTAGAcatcataataatattaacaaacaaaataaagaaagagAAATTAAATCCTGATTAAAACTTGAAGTGCAAAAATTGAAATCTGTTGATAGTGTTGAAGACCCATAATCCTTACGAAGAACAATGAAAATAGCttgaatagaaaattaaaatctaaaacctaattTACAAAGAAAACTAAAAGCTAAGTAAAATCGTCTAGGGTTGAAGTCTCCATTGAATATGGTTATAATGTTGCTTATATAGGCTAAAAATCCACAATATTAAAGTGTCCCTTCGTTTATAATGTTAATTAGGGTTTTAAGTTATAAAAGACCCCCAATTGCCCCGAAAAATCTCAATCGACGTATGTAGGGATTTTAGGTTGCGTAGAAGTCGTGTTTCAACATTCGCCTCCCGTGTTGCAACATAgatcgatgtcgcgacacaacaGGCCATTTTGTTCTCGGGCTTGTTTTTGCTTCTGTCTTTGGTGTTGCAACATCAGTGTCCTAGTGTCGCGACCTGGGCATCAATTTTGGCTTGGATGTGCATCTTTAGCTCCCGATTGACCTACATAACCCTATACCTTATTTAGATATCTAAGATGTAATAAAAACTACAAAAAAGCATAACTTGCTACTTCAAGcatgaaaacataaatatatactaagaAGATTTGATTcaactattaaacaagctaaagttatgtATAAAAAGAGATGTAAATAATAGTGTACATCATGGCAGATTACTTCTCTAATGTGACATATATGTGGATTGCCAAGTAGATAACATgtaaacaattaattaatgtttacaatttaaaaaagtcaaaaatataaaataattaaaatttataaaaaaatatttttaaattttaaaaaatttaattaattgctaacaaTACATATATGTGGCAATCCACGTGTTTGCCACGTCagtaaagttaacaaacatttaattttccatCATTTTTTGGGTGATTTCATAAATAACGCAATTTTACGagctaaaaaagataaaaaaaattaaatagagggctaaaataattttttttaatgtttaagggCTTAAAATACAACAAAGTAGCTAACAAAATATTAACCCAATTTAAAGTgatgtttttaaaattagattaatAGTCTGATCACCTATTTTTCGTTTGATTCTTGATTGagttttaagtaaataaatgatTAAAGTGATTCAATAGTGGAGTCAACCGATTTTTATCTTTGATTTTCGTAGTTAATAAGTCAATTGATTTTTTTCCCTAGCTCTAGGCCGATGTATATCGACTGCCGGTCCAACTGTATCAAATCGAtcgtaaaaaaaaattgcatttatTAAAAGCATGGCAATTTTAGCGAAACTGGTTGGTGAGAAACTAGTGTCAAAAATGGAGCGAAGCCATGGCAGAACCCAACCCAAAATCTTTTGGAGTCCATTTGGGCCATTTGCTTCAGCCTTGAGGGATCTTCCCATACATCTGATCTCAATTCTCAACTCACTTCCAGTTTCCAACCTATCTAACTCGGTCACAGTTCAGAGTTCATAGTTGAGTCAGGGAAAGAACGACAGCGCTTTCTTCCTTCCCTACTGCTAATGCGACTTCAAACTAAAACACAAGGTATCGTTGCCTTTCAACTTCTTCCCTTCCATTTTCAATTGGGCCTCTCCTTCTGTTTTTCCCTTAAATTCTTTATTTATTGAACTGCTACCCATTTTAGATTAAGAATCCATATTTGTTTTTACAATCTATATTTTTGggtaattttgatcattttattcCCTTTTTGGCTGGCTTTGTTTAAGCTATCAATTTGCAGATTTACAGTAGAATCTAGTTCTTGTTCTTTATCAAACTAGGCttgtttgttttaaaatttgatttattgatAGATAGAAGGAAATGAAGCagtttttggattttaaaaatgagtGTTAAGATATGGGTCAAACACTCTTCCCAACTAATGTTGGGTATTTTGTTTTAGTGTTTCTGAAGATACTTAACTTCGGTGTAAAATGAAATTTCAGTTTGATTTGCAGAGTTACCTGTCCATTTTGTTAACTGGGGTGACTTGTGTTACTGTTGAATGTTTTATACTAACTTTCTTTAGTGCTTAGAGTTTACCTTTTAGCTCAAGTAAGTAGTTTCATCTATACAAATTTGTCTGCTATTAAGTGTTGTGAGTTAATTATATGAGCCTCTCGGTGATTAGCGATCATTTTGACGATATTAGATGCTTGTGCATACTTCAATCGTGATATGTTATTTCTGATTAGAATAGCTCCTTAATGCACAATATTTTCTAAGGTTCTGTTAGTAGGAAATTtcttaattgtgtttttgtaattttattgtaGTATTTATATGTCTTTTAGATTATTGTTTATTTGTATAGGTGCATAATGCATCAAGTCACAGTTCTTAGTGCTCGATGTTTCAAAGGAGGCCCTTGTAAGTATTCCAACTGACAGATTTGACAATGTATTAATTTTTGGCCGCAATGTTGAATCTTTCCCATTATATTAAACCTAGTGAAGCTGAAAATGTTCTTCTCTGCAttcaattgttttatattttCCGTATATGTGGGAACAATGTAGCACTTCAACCAAAATGTTGGCTGATTTTGGTTGGTACATCCATATCTCTTTGTATAGAATCCAATCGTAAGTTTATTCTAATGAACGACTTTAACTAGTTTGGTTATAGTACAACCACTAGAAACTGAAATCACAAATTAATATCATGCATTTGTAGTTGAACATTTTCTTGCTTTTATAATGTTTCTTTGACTCAATTATCACTATCATTCTTTTTCATCTTCTGTTTCTATCGTATTATGTAATACTATTTCCTCTTGCTTTAAGGAACATAAAATGGATGCTCCAAGCAAAATTGGTGATCGATCAACCAGTGATGTTGTTGTCAGGCTACGAACTCTAGAAGGGCGTGATGAGTGGATATATTGTCACTCTGACATCCTTGTAGAGAAGAGCAAATATTTTGCTGACCGCCTCTCTGACAATTGGCCAACATGTCAGATCCTAGACTCGCGCAACTGTGTTGAAGTATACTGCCAGGAATTAGACTTTGATCACCATGTCAATGTTCTACGCCTTTTCTACGTTGTTATAGATGGTTCAGTTGATGACTTGTGGAACGGTGTGAAAAATGCTCTTGGCATTCTCCAAGTAGGCATTCAACTCGGTTGCCCACAAATCGTAACTGCTTGTGTGAACTACTTGGAAGCTGTCCCTTGGGAAGAGTCCGAGGAGGAGGAGATTTTAAGAATCATACCGGGCATGGGTTCGGAAGTGGAGCCAATTCTTGCCCGTCTCCAACCAGTTAATCTATCAGCAATACGTGGGATATTTATCTCAACTCTTCGATTTGCCATGTCATCGCCACCTTCTCTGATGAATGATCTTAAATCTTCGGCTCAAGAGCAGCTTGAGTACATGGTAACTGAAGATGACGATTCCCCTCTATTAATTGCTGATGATGATATCAAATCTGAGGTCAAAGATTGTGTTGGGAGACTATTTTCTAGATTTAACAATCTGCTAGAAGTGTATTTATGTGAGCCCGCAGAATCAGTTGATGAGGCAGGAAAGATGACATTATTTCAGTCCTATCTGGCAGACTTTTCATGGGCTTGTCAGCTGTTGTCAAAGTTGGAAATAATGAGGGTATTTGTTAACAGTTGGGTGGATGCATCCGATAAAATAGTGGCGATAATGCAATCAAGTCCCACAGTTGAAATGATTGGGATAAAGCTGAAGGTTGTTGAGGTTGTGGCGAAAGTTCTGGAATCAATCGGGTATGGCACTGTTATTCTTCCAACCACTAAACGGCTTCGCATGGTGAAAATCTGGCTTCCATTTGTGCGGATTACAAAACCTTTGATTGATTCTGTCATGACTAGTGATTATGATTCTTTGGAATTTAAAATAGACGGTGAACTTTGGCAATCATTGGAATCAACATTTGTTTCCATACTTCTGGCGTTGCCATCTGTGAACCAAGCAGAGATTTTGACTGAATGGTTAGAAAATGAGTATATACGTTATCCTGATCTAACCGAGGCATTTGAGGTGTGGTGTTACAGGTCCAAGGTAGCTAACCGGAGGCTGGCATTGATagagtgatacggggttgcgcgcggaccaagatcgagttgccaagtcacgagaaactcctacgaaaaccctaaacaattagatctgaaacgaaacagaaaattaaaagattagatttttgaattttcagacctgaaataaaatccccaaatcagcaaagaatcaaattgagaatagaaataagtgttagggttcttgaaaccctcaaggagattgtgattctgcccaattgaacaccaagatagttttcccccaaatttcgacaatctaatttcacccaaaaagagtatagaaaaaccctagaaattggggatttttgggctgattccttaagatagaaaaaggctgaaaacacaataagaacagaaaatagattagataatgattcagcacaagtagaaataaagaaagaattgacagtaagaaattaaaagataagtcctaagaagccttgaaatctcgaaagatctcacaactcccttcaaacggctctaatctcccctccaaagaatatcaatggcaagaagaaggttgaagatggctcccacaatcacaagattgttaaaacaacttctaaagaaaactcaagagagaaatcttggagaaaactcaaagaaaattctgctctcaacaaatctgaaattttaataataatgataagtgtttaacaaggtggacagccatgcctttaaataggccttataactagtcctaatctaattagaaaactaaaataaaaaaaactcctaattattttaatatggaaattcggtcaaaggtcattttatctgggactcttggactgaatattaacataaaaatttaaactaagtaaataaataaataaaaataaaaataaaactttacaacttgggccactttgacaatttggcctgattttcaactaagtatggatggatttcttgattgggctgggaatttgcttattgggcctcgccttcaagaatttgggcttttgtgactcgtatcattcccccttcctcaaaaagattcgtcctcgaatctaaaaaatcaaatgaactcgactttcctctatcgaacgggactaatggcaattgagtccactgaaaagaatagccatgagatagtaaatagcaacggaaacaagcttgtagtccaatcataagcataacagaacaggtataacgcatgtgaatggacagattcagattaccatgcaaacaatctaatttactcaccactgcctcgtcaaatatttgaaacaaagatggacatgttttaaggcattcagtcgtctcacattgttcccacaaaccatgaataaattgcgagtaataaatcaaatggtaaacataatcgtcacaagtaggtatttgaaaagattcacatggttcacagagttgcataatcataccatgcattaatcgacggtctatagattcactcacacatgcattatcaaacacaagaatctttttatcaaccatcaaaacagatatatcatcaataaataaaataggacagtcaagcacgtttcgatctaagtgttcatcaacacgatctttatcactatccgaggagtacaaaagtgtttcaaaggtttcaagcatcttacctcgataagcagaagaataagggtcgattttacctttttcatttaaaacaaaccttcgctcatcgggggcatagtgtagttgaatctccgttgttgagttaacctttgtcaaatggaactcaaacttcatgtacaaccacataaactgtttaaggcacgaatataaattgaaaacaaatttggaaaatttcgttaccttattctccaaaacagatttggacaaattcgaggattttacacaaggtaaatcaagagaataacaaatcacgcttcttttcgtaatgactttatcaaacacaatcgaagagtaacaattaatcggatcaaaatgagggaatcttttaagaactaagtcaccaaaagttttatcaataattttcaaatctacactggactcggtttctaaaatttccttacctcgcttaccttcgggatcatgtagtgtgatttcatctttgcctaagttgatcgtatgaaagcgtctttcatttgagaggtattgaagttgaaagttatctttcgatctttcaggaacctgaaaagtagcaacacaagaaaaattcatatcttggttagtggaaacattcctcactagcctttcctcgtctttttcttttgtttctttttctaactcattttctcttctttcttcaacttctttttcaaatttcttttctgtttcacattccttttcactctcaatctctttttgctctttttcattctcttttctttttcctcacttgttttaacagaatttctcagtttgatttggtcctcatggacttgttccggagtgagcggcactaaggtaagtttctttccttgatgcttgaaagaatacctattggtacgaccatcgtgagtgacttttcgatccagttgccatggttctcctagcaataaatggcaggcttgaataggtactacgtcgcacacgacttcgtcttgatatttaccgatagaaaaggcgatgcgcacttgttgagtgaccttaaattggctttcgttgctaagcccttgtagttgataaggtcgtggatgcttggtagtggttaagcaaagcttttccaccatcgtcgtgctggctacgttcgagcaactttcaccatcaataataactctacaaagcttaccttgtacatggcagcgagtatgaaagagatgttctcgttgctgctcgctctttggttttgccaaagagggttgtccacgatcatgaagatcataatcagttttagggacacgccgaggagcgcgcctatgagcaggaggctggttatccacatcgtctttaatttgatctcgatattgaggctcttgattcaaccgcacctcattgatagtagcagtcaacgctcgaagtgcagcagcctgttcgtccaactgttgttggaattttttaaatatgtcactagtattatcacctgtagacattttttttttaaaacctgcaaaacactcaacactcaaaaataaaagttatcaaacctcaccgttaatcactcaaaaagaaaaaatcaaattctcaatgaggtcgaattcaatcttgtgagttctttatcagagtttatatcaaccaattagagagtgtgaaccaaactaccaaagaatcctaatttgcactaggatgtcaaaaactgacgagacaccaattgattcgtgttgcaccgaggaagaagttgtgcacacgtttaaatcctactaacacaagaaacaagaaggtgttagataacgtaaaggaagaataaaaggaaacaaatgaaaacctatagctaagaatcaataaaaattgctgaaaacagaaaacccgaaaaactgcggagtaacttgacaacttcgttcgaggtgttcccgatctccaaaaatcacgaaattaaatctggagtatccttatatattgaatttttgatctggaaattttgggcaccaaattcaacccgctaaatctttttttaaatttttattgatttcgtatttttttgattttttgacttttttgactgattttttgcgggaataatttttttatattcaatcatagtgccaaaaacatgtatgtaaaatttcagatcaatcggacaacgtttacccactcaaatgaaattttttgaacaatttttctgggtaaaactgccgtttatgctttaaaaaatagagatcagtttagaaatcaaccaagaacacccaaaacgcccaaaatctgataccaaatgatacggggttgcgcgcggaccaagatcgagttgccaagtcacgagaaactcctacgaaaaccctaaacaattagatctaaaacgaaacagaaaattaaaagattagatttttgaattttcagacctgaaataaaatccccaaatcagcaaagaatcaaattgagaatagaaataagtgttagggttcttgaaaccctcaagaagattgtgattctgcccaattgaacaccaagatagttttcccccaaatttcgacaatctaatttcacccaaaaagagtatagaaaaaccctagaaattggggatttttgggctgattccttaagatagaaaaaggctgaaaacacaataagaacagaaaatagattagataatgattcagcacaagtagaaataaagaaagaattgacagtaagaaattaaaagataagtcctaagaagccttgaaatctcgaaagatctcacaactcccttcaaacggctctaatctcccctccaaagaatatcaatggcaagaagaaggttgaagatggctcccacaatcacaagattgttaaaacaacttctaaagaaaactcaagagagaaatcttggagaaaactcaaagaaaattctgctctcaacaaatctgaaattttaataataatgataagtgtttaacaaggtggacagccatgcctttaaataggccttataactagtcctaatctaattagaaaactaaaataaaaaaaactcctaattattttaatatggaaattcggtcaaaggtcattttatctgggactcttggactgaatattaacataaaaatttaaactaagtaaataaataaataaaaataaaaataaaactttacaacttgggccactttgacaatttggcctgattttcaactaagtatggatggatttcttgattgggctgggaatttgcttattgggcct from Gossypium hirsutum isolate 1008001.06 chromosome D04, Gossypium_hirsutum_v2.1, whole genome shotgun sequence encodes:
- the LOC107899403 gene encoding BTB/POZ domain-containing protein At3g05675, with protein sequence MDAPSKIGDRSTSDVVVRLRTLEGRDEWIYCHSDILVEKSKYFADRLSDNWPTCQILDSRNCVEVYCQELDFDHHVNVLRLFYVVIDGSVDDLWNGVKNALGILQVGIQLGCPQIVTACVNYLEAVPWEESEEEEILRIIPGMGSEVEPILARLQPVNLSAIRGIFISTLRFAMSSPPSLMNDLKSSAQEQLEYMVTEDDDSPLLIADDDIKSEVKDCVGRLFSRFNNLLEVYLCEPAESVDEAGKMTLFQSYLADFSWACQLLSKLEIMRVFVNSWVDASDKIVAIMQSSPTVEMIGIKLKVVEVVAKVLESIGYGTVILPTTKRLRMVKIWLPFVRITKPLIDSVMTSDYDSLEFKIDGELWQSLESTFVSILLALPSVNQAEILTEWLENEYIRYPDLTEAFEVWCYRSKVANRRLALIE